In a single window of the Aminomonas paucivorans DSM 12260 genome:
- the rpsL gene encoding 30S ribosomal protein S12: MPTISQMIRHGREEKRRRSSAPALQENPQRRGVCTRVYTVTPKKPNSALRKVARVRLTNGIEVTAYIPGEGHNLQEHSVVLVRGGRVKDLPGVRYHIVRGTLDCGGVEKRRQSRSKYGARRPKKSAA, translated from the coding sequence GTGCCGACAATCAGCCAGATGATTCGGCATGGTCGCGAGGAGAAGCGCCGTCGTTCCAGCGCCCCCGCGCTCCAGGAAAACCCCCAGCGGCGTGGGGTTTGCACTCGGGTCTACACCGTGACCCCGAAAAAGCCGAACTCCGCGTTGCGGAAGGTTGCCCGTGTCCGCCTGACCAACGGGATCGAGGTCACTGCCTACATCCCCGGGGAAGGGCACAACCTGCAGGAGCACTCGGTGGTGCTGGTCCGCGGCGGGCGTGTGAAGGACCTCCCGGGTGTCCGGTACCACATCGTGCGGGGGACCTTGGACTGCGGCGGGGTGGAGAAGCGCCGGCAGTCTCGGTCCAAGTACGGCGCTCGTCGTCCTAAGAAGAGCGCTGCCTAA
- the tuf gene encoding elongation factor Tu, translating into MAKEKFNRSKPHLNIGTIGHIDHGKTTLTAAITRTLAKKGYADFTPFDMIDKAPEERERGITINIAHVEYQTDHRHYAHIDCPGHADYIKNMITGAAQMDGAILVVSAADGPMPQTREHVLLARQVNVPALVVFMNKCDMVDDPELLDLVEMEIRDLLNKYQFPGDEIPIIRGSALKALECETEDDWTAKIWELMNACDDYIPAPTRETDKPFLMPIEDVFTITGRGTVVTGRVERGIIKPGEEVEIVGMKDTQKTVATSLEMFRKILDDAEAGDNVGVLLRGTGKDDVERGQVLAKPGSIKPHKHFKAEVYVLKKEEGGRHTPFFTGYKPQFYFRTTDVTGDIKLPEGVEMVMPGDNSQFEVMLIVPVALEPGLRFAVREGGRTVGAGVVTEILEK; encoded by the coding sequence ATGGCGAAGGAGAAGTTCAACCGGTCGAAGCCGCATCTGAACATCGGGACCATCGGACACATCGACCACGGGAAGACGACGCTGACGGCGGCGATCACTCGTACGCTGGCGAAGAAGGGGTACGCGGACTTCACGCCGTTCGACATGATCGACAAGGCGCCGGAGGAGCGGGAGCGCGGGATCACCATCAACATCGCCCACGTGGAGTACCAGACGGACCACCGTCACTACGCGCACATCGACTGCCCGGGCCACGCGGACTACATCAAGAACATGATCACCGGGGCGGCGCAGATGGACGGAGCGATCCTGGTGGTGTCGGCGGCGGACGGCCCGATGCCTCAGACGCGGGAGCACGTGCTGTTGGCGCGCCAGGTGAACGTGCCTGCGCTGGTGGTGTTCATGAACAAATGCGACATGGTGGACGACCCGGAACTGCTGGACCTGGTGGAGATGGAGATCCGGGACCTTCTGAACAAGTACCAGTTCCCGGGAGACGAAATCCCCATCATCCGGGGATCTGCGCTGAAGGCCCTGGAGTGCGAGACGGAAGACGACTGGACGGCGAAGATCTGGGAACTGATGAACGCCTGCGACGACTACATCCCGGCTCCCACGCGGGAGACGGACAAGCCGTTCCTGATGCCCATCGAAGACGTCTTCACCATCACCGGCCGCGGCACCGTGGTGACGGGGCGAGTGGAGCGGGGGATCATCAAGCCGGGTGAAGAAGTGGAGATCGTGGGTATGAAGGACACCCAGAAGACCGTGGCCACCAGCCTGGAGATGTTCCGGAAGATCCTGGACGACGCCGAAGCGGGGGACAACGTGGGCGTGCTGCTTCGGGGGACGGGCAAGGACGACGTGGAGCGGGGCCAGGTTCTGGCGAAGCCCGGGAGCATCAAGCCGCACAAGCACTTCAAGGCGGAAGTGTACGTCCTGAAGAAGGAAGAGGGGGGCCGTCACACCCCGTTCTTCACGGGTTACAAGCCCCAGTTCTACTTCCGGACCACCGACGTGACGGGGGACATCAAGCTTCCGGAGGGCGTGGAGATGGTCATGCCGGGAGACAACAGCCAGTTCGAAGTTATGCTGATCGTGCCGGTGGCTCTGGAGCCGGGCCTTCGGTTCGCGGTGCGGGAAGGCGGCCGTACCGTGGGCGCCGGAGTCGTCACCGAAATCCTCGAGAAGTAG
- the rpsG gene encoding 30S ribosomal protein S7 — MPRKGHVKRRTTAADAHFQSQAIAKFINCLMLSGKKSLAERIMYGALDLAGKRLTLEPAEVFEKAMANVRPAVEVRPRRVGGATYQVPVEVEPARAQALAIRWIIQYSRSRKGIPMVERLARELTDACKGEGGSVKKREDTHRMAEANRAFAHYRW, encoded by the coding sequence ATGCCGCGTAAGGGACATGTGAAGCGGCGGACCACGGCTGCGGATGCGCACTTCCAGAGCCAGGCCATCGCCAAGTTCATCAACTGTCTCATGCTGTCGGGCAAGAAGAGCCTGGCAGAGCGCATCATGTACGGAGCCCTGGATCTGGCGGGGAAGCGTCTGACCCTGGAACCCGCGGAGGTCTTCGAGAAGGCCATGGCCAATGTCCGCCCGGCGGTGGAGGTTCGCCCCCGGCGGGTCGGCGGCGCCACCTACCAGGTTCCCGTGGAAGTGGAGCCCGCCCGGGCCCAGGCCTTGGCGATCCGCTGGATCATTCAGTATTCCCGTTCCCGCAAGGGAATCCCCATGGTGGAGCGTCTGGCGCGGGAGCTTACCGACGCTTGCAAGGGCGAGGGTGGGTCCGTGAAGAAGCGGGAGGACACCCATCGCATGGCGGAGGCGAACCGGGCGTTTGCGCACTACCGATGGTAG
- a CDS encoding ribosomal L7Ae/L30e/S12e/Gadd45 family protein: protein MPLCELASPDRVVGLHQVQRKLQTGELRKLFLAKDAEFRLVQALEEEALQRGLDVEWVDEALLLGRACAISRSAAAAGLKKRSASL, encoded by the coding sequence GTGCCTTTGTGCGAGCTGGCTTCACCGGATCGGGTGGTGGGACTGCACCAGGTCCAGCGCAAACTCCAGACGGGGGAGCTGCGCAAGCTCTTTCTCGCCAAGGATGCGGAGTTTCGCCTGGTGCAGGCTCTCGAGGAAGAAGCGCTGCAACGGGGTCTCGACGTGGAATGGGTGGACGAGGCTCTCCTGTTGGGAAGGGCCTGCGCCATTTCCAGGAGCGCCGCAGCGGCGGGTTTGAAGAAGAGGAGTGCTTCCCTGTAA
- the rplW gene encoding 50S ribosomal protein L23: MNLLAHDILLRPIVTEKSSRMMEHNQYTFEVHRDANKIQIRKAVETVFKVKVLKVHTVQVRSKPKRLGAFLGRSRSWKKAFVKLAPGERIEFFEGAGA, from the coding sequence ATGAACCTTCTGGCCCACGACATTCTTCTGCGCCCCATCGTCACGGAGAAGAGCAGCCGCATGATGGAGCACAACCAGTACACCTTCGAAGTGCACCGGGATGCCAACAAGATCCAGATCCGCAAGGCCGTGGAGACGGTTTTCAAGGTGAAGGTCCTGAAGGTGCACACCGTGCAGGTGCGGTCGAAGCCCAAACGCCTTGGCGCGTTTTTAGGACGCTCGCGCTCGTGGAAAAAGGCCTTCGTCAAACTGGCCCCGGGCGAACGCATCGAGTTCTTTGAAGGCGCTGGCGCCTGA
- the rplC gene encoding 50S ribosomal protein L3: MSMGILGRKVGMTQVFDAEGKAVPVTVIEAGPCPVVEVRTPDKNQYSAVQLGFGDVKPQRLNKPVRGYYAKQDVAPKRWLREFRVEEGHGFDKGQEVRADLFAEGETVDVIGVSKGKGFAGVIKRFHFGGGPASHGASKFHRQPGSSGASSYPGHIFKGKTMPGRMGGERVTVKNLRVFAVDVENNLILLRGAVPGAKDGLVLIRKTAE; the protein is encoded by the coding sequence ATGAGCATGGGGATCTTGGGCCGCAAGGTCGGAATGACCCAAGTGTTTGACGCCGAAGGCAAGGCGGTCCCCGTCACGGTGATCGAGGCGGGCCCTTGCCCGGTGGTGGAAGTGCGCACCCCGGACAAGAACCAGTACAGCGCGGTCCAGCTCGGCTTCGGTGACGTGAAACCCCAGAGGCTGAACAAGCCTGTGCGGGGGTACTACGCGAAGCAGGATGTCGCGCCGAAGCGCTGGCTCCGGGAGTTCCGGGTCGAAGAGGGCCACGGATTCGACAAGGGCCAGGAAGTTCGGGCGGATCTCTTCGCCGAAGGGGAAACGGTCGACGTCATCGGGGTCAGCAAGGGGAAAGGCTTCGCGGGCGTCATCAAGCGCTTCCACTTCGGAGGCGGCCCTGCCAGCCACGGTGCGTCGAAGTTTCATCGTCAGCCCGGCTCCAGCGGTGCGAGCAGCTACCCGGGGCACATCTTCAAGGGAAAGACGATGCCTGGCCGCATGGGAGGAGAGCGGGTCACGGTGAAGAACCTTCGGGTGTTCGCCGTGGACGTGGAGAACAATCTGATCCTCCTGCGCGGAGCCGTTCCCGGGGCGAAGGACGGTCTCGTCCTCATCCGGAAGACCGCGGAATAA
- the rplD gene encoding 50S ribosomal protein L4, translating to MPRVKQVNFQGDVIGEFELSDAVFSAPVHAPAMHQVVVAHLANCRLGTHDTKDRGEVRGGGRKPWRQKHTGRARQGSTRSPIWVGGGVAHGPHPRDYHQKVNKKVRRLALRSALTLKAQEEVLLVLDRFDLDAPKTKAMLAFLGKVQSGKKPLLVTHESDPRVHKSAANIPGAAVLHVDSLNVYDLLHHDQLIVTAEAARKIEEVFGR from the coding sequence ATGCCTCGGGTCAAGCAAGTCAACTTTCAGGGCGACGTGATCGGGGAATTCGAACTCTCCGACGCGGTGTTTTCCGCCCCCGTCCACGCGCCCGCCATGCACCAGGTCGTGGTGGCCCATTTGGCCAACTGCCGGCTGGGGACCCACGACACCAAGGACCGCGGCGAGGTCCGGGGCGGCGGCAGGAAGCCCTGGCGACAGAAGCACACCGGAAGGGCTCGGCAGGGTAGCACCCGTTCTCCCATCTGGGTGGGCGGCGGTGTGGCCCATGGGCCCCATCCCCGGGACTACCATCAGAAGGTCAACAAGAAGGTCCGGCGGCTAGCCCTGCGCAGCGCCCTGACCCTGAAGGCCCAGGAAGAGGTTCTGCTGGTCCTGGATCGCTTTGACCTGGATGCCCCCAAGACGAAGGCCATGCTGGCCTTTCTTGGCAAGGTGCAGAGCGGCAAGAAGCCCCTTCTGGTGACCCATGAGTCGGACCCCCGGGTCCATAAGTCGGCGGCCAACATCCCCGGCGCTGCGGTCCTGCACGTGGACAGCCTCAACGTGTACGACCTGCTGCACCACGACCAGCTCATCGTCACCGCCGAAGCAGCGCGCAAGATCGAGGAGGTGTTCGGCCGATGA
- the fusA gene encoding elongation factor G produces MTATDLRSIRNIGIAAHIDAGKTTTSERILFYTGRKHKLGEVHEGAATMDWMEQERERGITITSAATTCQWKDCTINLIDTPGHVDFTVEVERSMRVLDGAVSVFCAVGGVEPQSETVWRQADKYRVPRIAFINKMDRVGADFWSVVTQMKDRLGARPVPIQIPIGVEDGFVGVVDLVDFKAAIYEDELGTEYRKVEVPAELLEEAQLARDAMVETLADFDDQIMTAFLDAKPVEEAWIREALRRETVALNVVPVLCGSAFKNKGVQLVLDAVVDYLPSPLDIPRYEGVNPETGDAVEVDSSVEGPFVALAFKIMVDPFVGRLAFCRVYSGTLESGSGIYNASTRKRERVGRILRMHANKREELDAVHAGMIVAIPGLKQVRTGDTLCMEGHPVLLESVEFPEPVISLAVEPQSKADQIKLAKGLEALSEEDPTFRVNVDEETGQTLIRGMGELHLEIIVDRLRREFNVEVKVGRPQVSYREAIRKPSRAQGRFVRQSGGRGQYGDVVLELEPLEGHKGYEWVDRIVGGVVPKEYIPAAQKGVEEAMNNGILGGYPVIGLRVSIVDGSYHDVDSSEMAFKIAGSMAFKEAMRKADPVLMEPIVDVEVVTPEDYMGDVMGDLSSRRGKLEGMGERANARIIKAFVPLAEMFGYATDLRSRTSGRASYSMTFSHYEEVPRDVAEKLLKK; encoded by the coding sequence GTGACCGCAACGGATCTTCGATCAATTCGCAACATCGGCATCGCCGCTCATATCGACGCGGGTAAGACCACGACGAGCGAGCGGATCCTGTTCTATACCGGTCGCAAGCACAAGCTGGGGGAGGTCCACGAAGGGGCTGCCACCATGGACTGGATGGAACAGGAGCGGGAGCGCGGGATCACCATCACTTCCGCTGCCACCACGTGCCAGTGGAAGGATTGCACCATCAACCTGATTGATACGCCCGGGCACGTGGACTTCACCGTGGAGGTGGAGCGGTCCATGCGCGTCCTTGACGGTGCCGTTTCCGTGTTCTGCGCCGTGGGAGGGGTGGAGCCCCAGTCCGAAACGGTGTGGCGCCAGGCGGACAAGTACCGAGTTCCCCGGATCGCCTTCATCAACAAGATGGACCGGGTGGGGGCGGACTTCTGGTCCGTGGTCACCCAGATGAAGGATCGCCTGGGGGCGAGGCCTGTGCCCATCCAGATCCCCATCGGCGTGGAGGATGGGTTCGTGGGTGTGGTGGACCTGGTGGACTTCAAGGCCGCCATCTACGAGGACGAACTGGGGACGGAGTACCGGAAGGTGGAGGTCCCTGCGGAACTCCTGGAGGAGGCGCAGCTCGCCCGGGACGCCATGGTGGAGACCCTGGCGGATTTCGACGATCAGATTATGACCGCCTTCCTGGATGCCAAACCCGTGGAGGAAGCCTGGATCCGCGAGGCGTTGCGCCGGGAGACCGTTGCCCTCAACGTGGTTCCCGTCCTCTGCGGTTCCGCGTTCAAGAACAAGGGAGTCCAGCTCGTCCTGGACGCGGTGGTGGATTACCTTCCCAGTCCCCTGGACATTCCCCGATACGAGGGGGTCAACCCCGAGACGGGGGATGCGGTGGAGGTGGACTCCTCCGTGGAAGGTCCCTTTGTGGCCCTGGCCTTCAAGATCATGGTGGACCCCTTCGTGGGACGGCTGGCCTTCTGCCGGGTCTACTCGGGCACCCTGGAAAGCGGCTCGGGGATCTACAACGCCAGCACGCGCAAGCGCGAGCGGGTGGGGCGCATCCTTCGGATGCACGCCAACAAGCGGGAAGAGCTGGATGCCGTCCATGCGGGCATGATCGTGGCCATCCCCGGCCTCAAGCAGGTCCGCACCGGAGACACCCTTTGCATGGAGGGGCACCCGGTGCTCCTGGAGTCCGTGGAGTTCCCGGAACCGGTCATCTCTCTGGCCGTGGAGCCTCAGAGCAAGGCGGACCAGATCAAGCTGGCCAAGGGTCTGGAGGCCCTCTCGGAAGAAGACCCCACCTTCCGGGTGAACGTGGACGAGGAGACGGGGCAGACCCTGATCCGAGGCATGGGGGAGCTTCATCTGGAGATCATCGTCGACCGTCTGCGTCGGGAGTTCAATGTGGAGGTCAAGGTGGGGCGTCCGCAGGTTTCCTACCGCGAGGCCATCCGCAAACCCTCCCGCGCCCAGGGGCGCTTCGTGCGCCAGTCCGGAGGTCGCGGACAGTATGGCGACGTGGTGCTGGAGCTGGAGCCGCTGGAAGGGCACAAGGGCTACGAGTGGGTGGACCGCATCGTGGGCGGTGTGGTGCCGAAGGAGTACATCCCCGCGGCCCAGAAGGGCGTGGAGGAGGCCATGAACAACGGCATCCTCGGCGGCTACCCCGTCATCGGTCTGCGGGTCTCCATCGTGGACGGAAGCTACCACGACGTGGACAGCTCCGAGATGGCCTTCAAGATCGCCGGATCCATGGCCTTCAAGGAAGCCATGAGAAAGGCCGATCCGGTCCTCATGGAGCCCATCGTGGACGTGGAAGTGGTGACGCCGGAGGATTACATGGGCGACGTGATGGGCGACCTTTCCTCCCGGCGGGGCAAACTGGAGGGTATGGGCGAACGTGCAAACGCCCGGATCATCAAGGCTTTCGTGCCTTTGGCGGAGATGTTTGGCTACGCCACGGACCTCAGGAGCCGCACCTCCGGGCGCGCCTCCTATTCCATGACCTTCAGCCATTACGAAGAAGTGCCTCGGGACGTGGCGGAGAAACTCCTCAAGAAATAG
- the rpsJ gene encoding 30S ribosomal protein S10, with amino-acid sequence MAKTIRIKLKAFDHRVLDASAVQIADTAERTGARVSGPIPLPTEIKKYTILKSPHKDKDAREQYELRTHKRLIDIVDPTQKTMEALMQLNLPSGVDIQIKL; translated from the coding sequence GTGGCCAAGACGATTCGCATCAAGCTTAAGGCGTTCGATCATCGGGTTCTAGATGCCTCTGCGGTCCAGATCGCCGACACGGCGGAGCGGACCGGGGCCAGGGTTTCCGGCCCCATCCCGCTGCCCACGGAGATCAAGAAGTACACCATCCTGAAGTCCCCTCACAAGGACAAGGATGCGAGGGAACAGTACGAGCTGCGGACCCACAAGCGACTCATCGACATCGTCGATCCCACGCAGAAGACGATGGAAGCGCTCATGCAGCTCAACCTTCCTTCGGGAGTGGACATCCAGATCAAGCTGTAG